From the genome of Clostridium sp. BNL1100, one region includes:
- a CDS encoding DUF4406 domain-containing protein, giving the protein MSINKFNSEGYHDPTPHEALTNVTREEKAAVKAAFKPLVYICSPFSGDIENNNKRTREFCRFALEKGNIPLAPHLMFPQFMDDSNEKERDLAIFMDIILMGKCQEVWVLGDVISRGMSIEIEKAKKRRQPVRYFNKDFEEVDAL; this is encoded by the coding sequence ATGAGCATAAATAAATTCAATTCAGAAGGATATCATGATCCGACTCCCCATGAAGCACTTACCAATGTAACCCGTGAGGAAAAGGCAGCAGTAAAAGCTGCCTTCAAGCCTCTTGTCTATATCTGCTCTCCCTTTAGCGGAGATATTGAAAACAATAATAAGCGGACACGGGAGTTCTGCCGTTTCGCATTAGAAAAAGGAAATATCCCTCTCGCTCCCCATCTTATGTTTCCTCAGTTTATGGATGACAGCAATGAGAAAGAGCGTGACCTCGCTATTTTCATGGACATTATCTTAATGGGAAAATGCCAAGAGGTCTGGGTTTTAGGTGATGTTATTTCAAGGGGTATGAGTATTGAAATTGAAAAAGCAAAGAAACGCAGACAGCCGGTTAGGTATTTCAATAAAGATTTTGAGGAGGTAGATGCTCTATGA
- a CDS encoding amidoligase family protein, producing MLNKNFGIEIEFTGITRNEAAKVAAEYLNGTVVSTGDYYDTKKIITADGRVWKIMSDGSISCQKKQGRQKVAATKEYSVELVSPILTYEGDIETLQELVRNLRKAGAFTNNSCGIHIHLDGADHTARSIRNFVNIIASKNDLFYKALQIEPTRMGYCKKMDEILVEKINRKKPKTLAQIESLWYEGYSESTTRHYHSSRYHFLNLHSFFNGNHTVELRGFNSELHAGKIRSYIVLSLALNRQALTQKCASAKKPQVENEKFAMRTYLNRIGFIGEEFANCREHLTTHLEGSAAWRFRAA from the coding sequence ATGCTAAACAAGAATTTTGGAATTGAAATTGAGTTCACAGGAATAACAAGAAACGAAGCTGCCAAGGTTGCAGCCGAATATCTAAATGGAACGGTTGTGAGTACAGGCGACTATTACGATACCAAGAAGATTATAACCGCTGACGGACGGGTTTGGAAGATTATGAGCGACGGTAGCATCTCCTGCCAGAAAAAGCAAGGACGGCAGAAGGTTGCAGCAACCAAAGAATACAGCGTAGAACTGGTAAGTCCTATCTTAACCTACGAAGGAGATATTGAAACATTGCAGGAACTGGTACGCAATTTACGCAAGGCAGGAGCTTTCACCAACAACTCCTGCGGAATACACATCCACTTGGACGGTGCAGACCACACAGCAAGGAGTATACGAAACTTTGTAAACATCATTGCAAGCAAGAACGACCTTTTCTACAAGGCATTGCAAATAGAACCTACACGAATGGGTTACTGCAAAAAGATGGATGAGATTCTTGTTGAAAAAATCAACCGCAAGAAACCAAAAACGCTGGCACAGATAGAGAGTCTTTGGTATGAGGGTTACAGTGAAAGCACAACCAGGCATTACCATTCAAGCCGATACCATTTTCTTAACCTGCATAGCTTTTTCAACGGAAACCATACGGTTGAACTCAGAGGATTTAACAGCGAACTTCACGCAGGTAAGATAAGAAGCTATATTGTTCTCTCCCTCGCATTAAACCGCCAAGCACTGACACAGAAATGTGCTTCGGCAAAGAAACCGCAGGTCGAGAATGAAAAGTTCGCAATGCGGACCTACCTCAACCGCATCGGTTTTATCGGCGAGGAATTCGCAAACTGCCGTGAACACTTGACTACCCACTTGGAAGGCTCGGCAGCGTGGCGATTTCGGGCAGCCTGA
- a CDS encoding VRR-NUC domain-containing protein, with protein MSEKYIEQKLVAAVKNMGGIAPKFVSPGFNGMPDRLVLLPMGRIAFVELKAPGKMMRPLQVRRKRQLEELGFSVYCIDDVEQIDEVLRTMGGDAE; from the coding sequence GTGAGTGAAAAATATATAGAGCAAAAACTGGTAGCAGCAGTTAAAAACATGGGAGGCATTGCTCCGAAGTTTGTAAGTCCAGGATTTAATGGTATGCCGGACCGCCTTGTACTACTTCCTATGGGTAGAATCGCATTTGTTGAATTAAAAGCACCGGGCAAAATGATGCGTCCCCTACAAGTAAGGCGAAAAAGACAACTGGAAGAGTTAGGGTTTTCGGTTTACTGCATTGATGACGTAGAACAGATTGACGAAGTGTTACGAACGATGGGAGGTGATGCCGAATGA
- a CDS encoding site-specific DNA-methyltransferase, whose product MQIEKLKTELLIPADYNPRKDLKPGDPEYEKLKRSIEQFGYVEPVIWNKTTAHVVGGHQRLKVLLDMGITEVECVVIEMNEEKEKALNIALNKISGDWDKDKLMLLIADLQGADFDVSLTGFEPAELDALFKDSLKDGIHEDDFDVDAELQKPALTKQGDVWKLGQHRLVCGDSTKADTFTLLMDGKLANLVVTDPPYNVNYEGSAGKIKNDNMDNEAFYTFLLSAFQNTEVAMAKDASIYVFHADTEGLNFRKAFSDAGFYLSGTCIWKKQSLVLGRSPYQWQHEPVLFGWKKSGKHNWYADRKQTTIWEFEKPKKNADHPTMKPVALVAYPILNSSLSNCIVLDPFGGSGSTLIACEQTDRICYTIELDEKYCDVIVKRYIEQVGSADGVFLLREGSEIRYSDLLEVSADDA is encoded by the coding sequence ATGCAGATAGAAAAATTGAAAACTGAGTTATTGATTCCAGCCGACTATAATCCTCGTAAAGACTTGAAACCAGGTGACCCGGAATACGAAAAGCTAAAACGCTCCATCGAGCAGTTCGGTTATGTTGAACCCGTTATATGGAATAAAACCACAGCTCATGTTGTTGGTGGACATCAGCGTTTGAAGGTGCTACTTGATATGGGTATCACGGAAGTTGAGTGTGTGGTTATTGAAATGAACGAGGAAAAAGAAAAGGCACTCAATATCGCCCTTAATAAAATAAGCGGTGACTGGGATAAAGACAAATTGATGCTTTTAATTGCTGATCTGCAAGGAGCTGACTTTGACGTATCCCTCACCGGATTTGAGCCTGCTGAACTGGATGCATTGTTTAAGGATTCACTTAAGGATGGTATTCATGAAGATGACTTCGATGTAGATGCAGAACTGCAAAAGCCTGCACTCACCAAGCAAGGAGATGTATGGAAGCTTGGACAGCACAGGCTTGTCTGCGGTGATTCCACCAAGGCTGACACTTTCACACTACTGATGGACGGGAAACTCGCAAACCTTGTGGTAACCGACCCTCCGTACAACGTCAACTATGAAGGATCAGCGGGCAAAATCAAAAACGATAACATGGACAATGAAGCGTTTTATACATTCTTGCTCTCGGCTTTTCAAAACACTGAAGTAGCAATGGCGAAGGATGCTTCTATTTATGTGTTCCATGCAGATACTGAAGGTTTGAATTTCAGAAAGGCATTTTCAGATGCCGGCTTCTATCTCTCAGGCACTTGCATTTGGAAAAAGCAGTCCCTTGTTCTCGGTCGCTCCCCTTATCAATGGCAGCATGAGCCTGTTCTTTTTGGTTGGAAGAAGTCCGGCAAGCACAACTGGTATGCCGATAGAAAACAAACTACTATATGGGAATTTGAAAAGCCAAAGAAAAATGCTGACCATCCGACAATGAAACCGGTAGCATTGGTAGCCTATCCAATTTTAAATAGCAGTTTGTCAAATTGTATTGTACTCGATCCCTTTGGCGGAAGTGGTTCTACCCTTATCGCCTGTGAGCAAACGGACAGGATATGCTATACCATCGAACTGGATGAAAAATACTGTGATGTCATTGTAAAGAGATATATTGAGCAAGTCGGAAGCGCAGATGGTGTATTTCTTTTGAGAGAAGGCTCTGAAATCCGATATAGTGATCTGCTGGAGGTGAGTGCCGATGATGCATAA
- the metK gene encoding methionine adenosyltransferase — MITYKTAESVCAGHPDKLCDLIADNILDACMRKDKASRVACEVMATKGKIIVAGEITCSGKVDIRFIVKNVLREVGYNPWKFVVFVFVHQQSADIAAGVDTALEVRNGITDPYASIGAGDQGTVYGYATNETSKNLPLPLVLSHRIVKRIDDCRKGKLIKGILPDGKAQVTVEYEDGKPRRVKTIVVSVQHDKDKTQEELSSDIRNNVLWQCFEDFPFDDGTEILINPSGRFVEGGPAADTGLTGRKIMVDTYGGLASHGGGALCGKDPTKVDRSGAYMARYIAKNIVWSGLAEKCEVALSYAIGKANPVAVDVTSFGTGKITDDQLSNIVQEVFNLRPAAIIEKLHLRNAIYSDTAVYGHFNSSLFPWENVNMYTNLRKAAELYADRKIEN; from the coding sequence ATGATTACTTATAAAACAGCAGAAAGTGTTTGTGCTGGGCATCCGGATAAGCTTTGTGATCTCATTGCTGATAATATTCTGGATGCTTGCATGCGTAAGGATAAAGCTTCTCGTGTGGCCTGTGAGGTTATGGCTACTAAAGGAAAAATTATCGTGGCGGGCGAAATCACCTGCAGCGGTAAAGTGGATATCCGTTTCATCGTAAAAAATGTACTTCGAGAGGTCGGATATAATCCCTGGAAGTTCGTAGTATTTGTATTCGTACATCAGCAAAGTGCGGACATTGCGGCAGGTGTAGATACCGCACTTGAAGTGCGAAATGGTATTACTGACCCATATGCTTCAATAGGAGCAGGTGATCAAGGTACGGTTTACGGTTATGCAACAAACGAAACCAGTAAGAACCTTCCCCTCCCACTTGTGCTTTCTCATCGTATTGTAAAGCGTATTGATGATTGCCGTAAAGGAAAACTTATCAAAGGAATTTTACCAGATGGTAAAGCACAGGTAACAGTGGAATATGAGGACGGTAAACCAAGACGTGTAAAAACGATTGTAGTTTCAGTCCAGCATGATAAAGACAAAACCCAGGAAGAACTGAGTTCGGATATTCGAAATAATGTACTTTGGCAGTGCTTTGAGGATTTTCCATTTGATGATGGTACCGAAATTCTTATTAACCCCTCTGGAAGATTTGTCGAGGGTGGTCCTGCTGCCGACACAGGATTGACTGGCAGAAAAATCATGGTCGATACCTATGGTGGCCTTGCATCCCACGGCGGAGGTGCCCTTTGTGGCAAGGACCCGACTAAGGTTGATCGAAGTGGTGCCTACATGGCACGGTATATTGCGAAGAATATTGTTTGGAGCGGTCTTGCAGAAAAATGTGAGGTCGCTCTTTCTTATGCCATAGGAAAGGCAAATCCTGTGGCTGTTGATGTGACCTCCTTTGGTACAGGTAAGATCACCGACGATCAGCTTTCCAATATTGTGCAGGAAGTGTTTAACCTCAGACCTGCCGCAATCATTGAAAAACTACACTTAAGAAATGCCATCTATTCCGATACGGCAGTTTACGGGCATTTTAATTCAAGTTTGTTTCCATGGGAGAATGTCAATATGTACACAAATTTGAGAAAGGCGGCTGAATTATATGCAGATAGAAAAATTGAAAACTGA
- a CDS encoding DUF1492 domain-containing protein: MAASVSSPSWDEKVQTSRSTDAKFVRCLERIMDLERKINAEVDNLVALKEQIRCVINEVEDTDERMVLRYRYVHNFTWEQIGDELNADRTTVYRWHNAALNHVTLPENPIKI; encoded by the coding sequence ATGGCGGCGAGTGTATCATCGCCAAGCTGGGATGAGAAGGTGCAAACATCACGAAGTACTGATGCCAAGTTTGTAAGGTGTTTAGAGCGAATTATGGATTTGGAAAGAAAGATAAATGCCGAAGTCGATAATCTTGTAGCACTCAAAGAACAGATAAGGTGTGTCATAAACGAGGTTGAAGACACGGACGAACGCATGGTCTTACGCTATCGGTACGTTCATAACTTCACTTGGGAACAAATCGGTGATGAACTTAATGCCGACAGGACAACAGTTTATAGGTGGCATAATGCAGCACTTAATCATGTGACTCTTCCCGAAAATCCTATTAAAATATAG
- a CDS encoding P27 family phage terminase small subunit gives MAKDGTNRGGARVGAGAKKKPLADKIAEGNPGGRKLTVMEFNDTADLKGLEMPEPNKMLEAIQKDGKALVAGEIYRNTWQWLNERGCAVLVSPQLLERYAMSVARWIQCEEAVTEYGFLAKHPTTGNAIQSPYVAMGQNYMNQTNRLWMEIFQIVKENCTGEYSGANPQDDAMERLLTARRGK, from the coding sequence ATGGCAAAAGACGGTACAAATCGAGGTGGCGCTCGTGTTGGTGCAGGTGCAAAAAAGAAACCACTGGCTGACAAAATCGCCGAAGGCAATCCGGGAGGCAGGAAACTGACCGTGATGGAATTTAATGATACTGCAGACCTTAAAGGCCTTGAGATGCCCGAACCAAATAAAATGCTCGAGGCTATACAAAAAGACGGCAAAGCACTGGTTGCAGGGGAAATCTACAGAAACACATGGCAGTGGCTGAATGAACGCGGGTGTGCCGTTCTCGTATCACCACAGCTATTGGAGCGATATGCCATGAGCGTGGCTCGTTGGATTCAATGTGAGGAAGCGGTAACTGAATATGGCTTTTTAGCAAAACACCCAACTACGGGTAATGCCATTCAAAGTCCATATGTGGCAATGGGTCAGAATTACATGAATCAAACCAACCGGTTGTGGATGGAGATATTCCAGATCGTCAAAGAAAACTGCACTGGCGAGTACAGTGGTGCTAACCCGCAGGACGATGCAATGGAACGTCTGCTCACAGCAAGGCGGGGAAAATAA
- a CDS encoding Rha family transcriptional regulator: MRELIPKDKYGVFADTKDTARVDSLFVAEFFEKEHKNVLRDIAKITDPNSGLSKEFAQLNFEPTSYTDGWNRKQKAYAMTRDGFTMLVMGYTGQKAMKFKELYIKRFNEMEQFIKTLVSARKEFPLLTDNIKLLHENPKPYHFSNECDMINRIVTGMSAKQFRIANGIEKGKSIRPYLSDEQITMLETLQKVDVGLLVAVPDYQQRKRHLEWYKLKMEENAN; encoded by the coding sequence ATGAGAGAATTAATACCTAAAGACAAATATGGTGTATTTGCCGACACCAAGGATACGGCAAGAGTAGATAGCTTGTTTGTTGCTGAGTTCTTTGAGAAGGAGCATAAGAATGTGCTGCGTGACATTGCAAAAATCACTGACCCTAATTCTGGTTTAAGTAAAGAATTTGCTCAGCTCAATTTTGAGCCGACCTCATACACGGATGGTTGGAACAGAAAGCAAAAGGCTTATGCCATGACCCGTGATGGTTTCACTATGTTAGTCATGGGATATACGGGACAAAAAGCAATGAAGTTTAAAGAGTTATACATTAAACGCTTTAATGAAATGGAGCAGTTTATTAAGACGCTTGTTTCAGCCCGTAAAGAGTTCCCTTTGCTGACAGACAACATTAAGCTACTTCACGAAAATCCCAAGCCATATCACTTCAGTAATGAATGCGACATGATTAACCGCATTGTTACCGGGATGTCTGCAAAGCAATTTAGAATAGCCAACGGTATCGAAAAGGGTAAAAGCATCCGTCCCTACCTATCCGATGAGCAGATTACGATGCTTGAAACTTTGCAGAAAGTGGATGTGGGTTTGTTAGTAGCTGTTCCGGACTATCAGCAGCGTAAGCGTCATTTGGAATGGTACAAGTTGAAGATGGAAGAAAACGCAAATTAA
- a CDS encoding DNA cytosine methyltransferase — MMHKLTLGSLFDGSGGFPLGGLLCGIKPLWASEIEPFPLRVTTKRLPFMKHYGDVSCLDGGKIEPVDIITFGSPCQDMSVAGKRDGLDGERSSLFYDAIRIVKEMRCATDGKYPRYIVWENVPGAFSSNKGEDFRCVLESICHIKDETLSVPKADKWRQAGTVMGDNFSIAWRVLDAQYWGVPQRRKRIFLVADFAGGSAGEVLFKSEGLSGYSKESFRAWQGTADCFENGIRETGTSSLILNDQGGNRMDITEDVTCTLRAEAHHPPCVMDAAVFDNHGRDTRFTGPIDVAPTISATYGTGGNNQPFVVGDTPKTLKIRSGCEGGGKGALIQNNKSATLSCNNDQTLFVPKAYGICSKESNAMKSSNPHSGVYEADTSRTIDGNGGNPTCNQGGIAIVESYALQGSMIGRKDKNGPQGDGVNENISFTLNTVDKHAVVFAIDRESFNCGQNYARNLGITDDGISSTLNAQGPSAVATPTYSSSKASFFTAAEEELANTLVATDYKDPPLINDTDGTLYTVRRLTPTECARLQGFPDWWCSDLATGNPTMDDLRTWYEIFETHRKVTGRSTKSKTLKQISKWLKNPHSDSAEYKMWGNGVALPCVYFVLSGIVFSIQDTAE, encoded by the coding sequence ATGATGCATAAACTTACCCTCGGCTCACTGTTTGACGGCAGCGGTGGTTTTCCTTTGGGTGGTCTGCTCTGTGGTATCAAGCCGTTATGGGCATCCGAAATTGAGCCGTTTCCTTTACGGGTTACAACAAAAAGGCTGCCTTTTATGAAACACTACGGTGATGTCTCTTGCTTGGATGGTGGCAAGATTGAACCGGTTGATATAATTACATTTGGCTCACCTTGTCAGGATATGTCAGTGGCGGGTAAGCGTGATGGCTTGGACGGAGAACGTTCAAGTCTTTTTTATGATGCCATTCGAATTGTAAAAGAAATGAGGTGTGCTACAGATGGCAAATATCCAAGATACATCGTCTGGGAAAACGTGCCGGGTGCTTTCTCCTCAAACAAAGGAGAGGACTTCAGATGTGTCCTTGAAAGCATCTGTCACATCAAAGATGAAACCTTATCAGTTCCTAAAGCTGATAAATGGAGGCAAGCAGGAACTGTCATGGGAGATAATTTCTCCATTGCCTGGCGAGTGCTTGACGCTCAATACTGGGGAGTACCCCAACGAAGAAAACGCATCTTCCTTGTCGCAGATTTTGCAGGTGGGAGTGCCGGAGAAGTACTATTTAAGTCAGAAGGCTTGTCTGGGTATTCTAAGGAGAGCTTCCGCGCGTGGCAAGGAACTGCCGATTGTTTTGAAAACGGCATTAGAGAAACAGGCACAAGCAGTTTGATTCTAAATGACCAGGGTGGCAATCGGATGGATATCACAGAAGATGTCACCTGTACACTTCGAGCTGAGGCACATCATCCACCTTGTGTTATGGATGCAGCCGTTTTTGATAATCACGGGAGAGATACTCGCTTTACGGGGCCGATTGATGTTGCACCAACAATATCAGCCACTTATGGAACAGGCGGTAATAATCAGCCTTTTGTAGTCGGTGATACACCGAAAACTCTCAAAATCCGATCTGGCTGTGAAGGCGGTGGCAAAGGTGCTCTTATCCAGAATAATAAATCAGCAACGCTATCTTGCAATAATGACCAGACGCTATTTGTCCCGAAGGCCTATGGTATTTGTTCTAAAGAAAGCAATGCTATGAAATCATCCAATCCTCATAGCGGTGTATACGAGGCAGATACTTCACGAACCATTGATGGAAATGGAGGAAACCCTACCTGCAATCAAGGTGGTATTGCTATTGTAGAAAGTTATGCTCTGCAAGGCTCCATGATTGGAAGAAAGGATAAGAACGGGCCACAGGGTGACGGGGTTAATGAAAATATAAGTTTTACATTAAATACTGTAGATAAGCACGCTGTTGTTTTCGCTATTGATAGAGAATCTTTCAACTGCGGTCAAAATTATGCCAGAAATCTTGGAATTACAGATGATGGAATATCATCGACACTAAATGCACAGGGGCCAAGTGCTGTGGCAACTCCTACCTACTCTTCAAGTAAGGCATCCTTTTTCACTGCCGCTGAAGAAGAACTTGCCAATACACTGGTTGCTACTGACTACAAAGACCCTCCGCTTATAAATGATACAGACGGCACCCTATACACGGTCAGAAGATTAACTCCGACCGAATGTGCAAGGCTTCAAGGTTTCCCGGACTGGTGGTGCAGTGATCTTGCAACAGGAAATCCAACCATGGATGACTTACGCACATGGTATGAAATATTCGAAACGCATCGCAAGGTTACGGGAAGGTCAACTAAGTCTAAAACTTTAAAACAGATATCCAAGTGGCTTAAAAATCCACATTCCGATTCTGCGGAATATAAGATGTGGGGCAACGGAGTGGCACTTCCATGTGTATATTTTGTTTTATCGGGCATTGTGTTTTCCATACAAGATACCGCCGAATAA
- a CDS encoding HNH endonuclease: MPYKPKRPCAYPGCGRLAEREQYCAEHQKAMDKHYNQYERDPFSNKRYGRAWKRIRDRYIKSHPLCEECEKQGSLTPAEEVHHILPLSKGGGNEKSNLMALCKSCHSRITAESGDRWGR; the protein is encoded by the coding sequence ATGCCTTACAAACCAAAGCGTCCCTGTGCTTATCCCGGCTGCGGTCGGCTTGCTGAACGTGAGCAATACTGTGCTGAGCATCAAAAGGCAATGGACAAACATTACAACCAGTATGAACGTGACCCTTTCTCCAACAAACGATACGGCCGTGCTTGGAAACGCATTCGTGACCGCTACATCAAGTCGCATCCTCTTTGTGAGGAGTGCGAGAAACAAGGCAGTCTCACTCCAGCTGAAGAGGTACACCACATCCTCCCGCTCTCCAAAGGCGGAGGCAACGAGAAGAGCAATCTCATGGCTCTTTGTAAATCCTGTCACTCCAGAATCACTGCCGAGAGCGGTGACCGGTGGGGGCGGTAA
- a CDS encoding virulence-associated E family protein — protein sequence MRELAIAYGNNRQAKKWVNKTTSFDELKERLKVTIRTTESAEEYAKFSKAQKDNAKDHGGFVAGALKGGRRKIDTVELRSMVALDGDRIDKTFLENYETSTPYTSVLYTTHSSTDENPRVRLIFPLTRDVTPEEFVAVSRYLAQMLGIDYFDECSYQPNQLMYWPSTPSNGSFVYKEVDKNWLNPDEILNAHPEWTDPTRLPTSSRESKANTVANQKVQDPLEKDGIVGLFNRVYFPISKAIEAFLSDVYEPTENENRYHLIESSSIAGVEIKEDGKFVYSHHAKDSAYLKLCNAFDIVRIHKFGDDDDKKSFRDMCEFAMQVDKVKVLAANERLALAEVDFSADGDDWKTRLKYQPKTSLLENSVYNLNLILNNDSDFANFAYNELANRIQVTGPLPWERPEGNKFWRDADTAQIKSIIDIRYLPFSSRNHDVAFTKIADDRRFHPIRDYLDSLPAWDGTKRVEDVFIKYLKADDTEYIRTVTRKTFAAAVARIYVPGIKFDCVPVLDGDQGIGKSTIVKDLVTADYYSETLSLTDMDDKSGAEKLQGFWVVEIGELAGMRKADIEKVKAFLSTSDDKYRPSYGKVVESHPRQCIVIATVNGERGYLRDITGNRRFWIIKVHQKKQKKTWSFTEEYRQQFWAEAKEIWKCGEKLYLEGDILEEAEKAQKGAMETDERVGMVEEYLNTPLPADWDDMDLFARRNYLNGSEFGGTQHIGTIARTSVSNAEIWCECLNHSLPDLKTTDSYQIAALMAQISGWERTTNIKRLPIYGRQRLYQKTT from the coding sequence ATGCGAGAATTAGCGATTGCCTATGGGAACAATCGGCAGGCAAAGAAATGGGTCAATAAGACCACCTCTTTTGATGAGTTGAAAGAAAGGTTGAAAGTTACTATCCGAACAACGGAATCTGCCGAAGAATATGCCAAGTTCAGCAAGGCACAAAAGGATAATGCGAAAGACCATGGAGGTTTCGTTGCAGGTGCGTTAAAAGGCGGTCGTAGAAAAATTGACACTGTGGAGCTACGTTCTATGGTTGCCCTGGATGGAGATAGGATAGATAAAACTTTTCTTGAAAACTATGAAACCAGCACACCTTATACCTCTGTTCTTTATACAACACATAGCAGTACTGATGAAAACCCAAGAGTCCGTCTTATCTTTCCTCTTACAAGGGATGTGACTCCGGAAGAGTTTGTAGCGGTTTCAAGATACTTGGCACAGATGCTCGGCATTGATTATTTCGATGAATGTTCCTATCAGCCGAATCAGCTGATGTACTGGCCGTCCACTCCGTCAAACGGGAGTTTTGTATATAAGGAAGTAGATAAGAATTGGCTCAACCCGGATGAAATATTAAATGCTCACCCTGAATGGACAGATCCTACGAGGCTGCCGACTTCATCCAGGGAGAGCAAGGCAAATACAGTAGCAAATCAGAAGGTGCAAGACCCTCTTGAGAAGGACGGCATTGTCGGACTTTTTAACAGGGTTTATTTCCCTATATCAAAAGCAATCGAAGCGTTTCTGTCTGATGTATATGAGCCGACAGAAAACGAGAATAGGTATCACCTTATCGAATCAAGCAGTATTGCAGGTGTTGAAATTAAAGAAGATGGCAAATTCGTATACAGCCATCATGCCAAGGACTCGGCATACCTTAAACTCTGCAATGCGTTTGACATCGTGCGTATCCATAAGTTCGGTGACGATGATGATAAGAAGTCCTTTAGGGATATGTGTGAGTTTGCCATGCAGGTTGATAAAGTAAAAGTCCTTGCTGCAAACGAGCGACTTGCGTTAGCTGAGGTGGATTTTTCTGCAGACGGTGATGACTGGAAAACTAGGCTTAAATATCAACCCAAGACAAGCTTACTTGAAAACAGCGTGTACAACTTAAACCTTATCCTAAATAATGATTCGGATTTTGCGAATTTTGCATATAACGAACTGGCAAACCGTATTCAGGTCACAGGTCCACTTCCCTGGGAAAGACCGGAGGGCAACAAGTTCTGGCGAGATGCTGATACAGCACAGATTAAGTCCATTATTGATATACGCTACCTTCCTTTTTCAAGCCGTAACCATGATGTGGCATTTACCAAAATTGCTGATGATAGACGTTTCCATCCTATACGGGATTACCTTGATTCCCTTCCTGCATGGGATGGAACAAAACGTGTAGAGGATGTTTTTATCAAATATCTAAAGGCTGATGATACCGAGTATATACGCACAGTCACCAGAAAGACATTTGCAGCGGCTGTTGCACGCATCTATGTTCCCGGTATTAAGTTTGACTGTGTTCCCGTACTTGATGGTGATCAAGGCATAGGAAAAAGTACTATAGTTAAAGATCTTGTAACCGCAGATTACTATTCTGAAACCCTATCCCTTACCGATATGGATGACAAGTCTGGGGCTGAAAAATTACAAGGGTTCTGGGTGGTTGAAATCGGAGAACTTGCCGGAATGAGAAAAGCGGATATAGAAAAGGTTAAAGCATTCCTCTCAACCTCAGATGATAAATACCGACCATCCTATGGCAAAGTTGTGGAAAGCCATCCAAGACAGTGCATCGTCATTGCAACGGTTAACGGTGAGCGTGGATATCTGCGCGACATCACAGGTAACCGCCGTTTTTGGATTATTAAGGTGCATCAGAAAAAACAGAAAAAGACTTGGAGTTTTACAGAGGAATATAGACAGCAGTTTTGGGCTGAAGCAAAAGAAATATGGAAGTGCGGCGAAAAGTTGTATCTCGAAGGTGACATTTTAGAAGAAGCTGAAAAGGCGCAAAAGGGTGCGATGGAAACTGATGAGCGTGTCGGCATGGTGGAAGAGTACCTTAATACGCCTTTACCTGCGGACTGGGATGATATGGATTTGTTTGCCCGCCGTAACTACTTGAACGGCAGTGAGTTTGGAGGTACCCAGCATATAGGAACTATTGCACGTACGTCAGTAAGCAATGCAGAGATATGGTGTGAATGCCTAAATCATAGTCTCCCTGACTTAAAAACTACGGATAGCTATCAGATTGCAGCACTCATGGCTCAGATTAGCGGATGGGAGCGAACCACTAATATCAAGCGTTTGCCGATTTACGGCAGGCAGCGTTTGTACCAGAAAACTACTTAA